A single Bacillus sp. HMF5848 DNA region contains:
- a CDS encoding TrkH family potassium uptake protein, which produces MGNNSYKKNPFRYMFLLYIILMLIFALLYMLPVAHVGKLNFIDAIFLSTSGISVTGLSTIDVSSKLTLIGQLLLWLEIQVGGIGVMAIMGSFLIFLKQSNSLWTQTLMTVDQNQNKYHNIQNMMVFIFVFSAIVQLIGFLFFLPILYLRNGDISTSIVQALFHTAASFTNAGFDLFGNSLLGFQENRLFLFVTSVLIILGVIGFPTLLEVFLSRSKKWSLFTKINVFMQAALLAIGFLYFLFNEFLFHSYLSTSGKLMNAWFLSATSRNGGLTTVDISSLHISSILFVIFLMFVGGSPSSCAGGIRTTTFAAILSSIFSPMFGWKKPVLFGRRLNEQDVERSQLLFFGFVFFIFFTVILLSRFESHNILALTFEVTSAMTTTGLSMGITPNLSPFSKLWLSFLMIVGRIGMLVFLYGAFQKRQKRIQYMEEDIIIG; this is translated from the coding sequence ATGGGCAATAATTCATATAAGAAAAATCCGTTTAGATATATGTTTTTACTGTATATAATATTGATGCTTATTTTTGCTTTATTATATATGTTACCTGTCGCTCATGTAGGTAAGCTGAATTTTATTGATGCTATTTTTCTATCAACAAGTGGAATTAGTGTAACAGGATTAAGTACAATTGATGTCTCGTCAAAACTAACTTTAATCGGACAACTGTTGTTGTGGTTAGAAATACAAGTTGGTGGTATTGGTGTCATGGCCATAATGGGGAGCTTTTTAATTTTTCTAAAGCAAAGCAATTCACTATGGACACAAACATTAATGACTGTTGACCAAAACCAAAATAAGTATCACAACATTCAAAATATGATGGTTTTTATATTCGTGTTTTCTGCAATTGTACAACTTATTGGGTTTCTATTTTTCTTACCCATTTTATATTTACGAAATGGTGATATCTCCACTTCAATCGTTCAAGCATTGTTTCACACAGCAGCAAGTTTTACGAATGCAGGTTTTGACCTGTTTGGGAATAGTCTTTTAGGGTTTCAAGAAAATCGCTTATTTTTATTTGTAACGAGTGTTCTTATTATTTTAGGTGTTATTGGTTTTCCGACGTTACTGGAAGTATTCTTGAGTCGTTCTAAAAAATGGAGTCTTTTTACAAAGATTAATGTGTTTATGCAAGCAGCATTATTAGCAATCGGTTTTTTATATTTCTTGTTTAATGAGTTTTTGTTTCACAGTTACTTAAGCACTTCTGGTAAATTAATGAATGCTTGGTTTTTATCTGCTACATCAAGAAATGGTGGTTTAACGACCGTCGACATTTCAAGTCTTCATATCTCATCCATTTTATTTGTCATATTTCTTATGTTTGTTGGAGGATCGCCGAGTTCTTGTGCGGGAGGAATTCGTACTACTACTTTTGCAGCTATCCTTTCATCAATTTTCTCACCGATGTTTGGCTGGAAAAAGCCTGTTTTGTTTGGTAGGAGACTCAATGAACAAGATGTCGAGCGTAGTCAGTTGCTGTTTTTTGGATTTGTGTTTTTCATCTTTTTTACAGTCATTTTGTTAAGTCGTTTTGAGTCACATAATATTTTGGCATTGACATTTGAAGTGACATCAGCGATGACAACAACGGGACTTTCAATGGGAATTACGCCTAACCTGTCCCCTTTTTCAAAGCTTTGGTTAAGTTTTCTTATGATAGTTGGCCGTATTGGGATGCTAGTATTTTTGTATGGTGCTTTTCAAAAAAGGCAAAAACGTATTCAATATATGGAAGAAGATATTATTATTGGTTAG
- a CDS encoding TrkA family potassium uptake protein gives MRKFLLIGTGRFGKGVVQGLREYNSEIVAVDREEKFLHVVDEFANQSIIGDATDKEFLEELNIPSFDCVVVAIGDDFKSSILTVTYLKQLEAKYIIAKANDDVMKQILINIGANLVVLPENESGRRLANTIASPSVLDYIKLSDEHSGIEMAVPEQFISKRIIDLDLRRKYNITVVGVINQERHETIISPSPEYVFQNRDLFFIVGRNDHIDVIKKLNQ, from the coding sequence ATGAGGAAATTTCTTTTAATTGGTACAGGGCGCTTTGGAAAAGGTGTAGTACAGGGATTACGTGAGTACAACAGTGAAATAGTAGCAGTAGATCGAGAGGAAAAATTTTTACACGTTGTTGATGAGTTTGCCAATCAGTCAATCATCGGTGATGCAACCGACAAGGAATTTTTAGAAGAGTTAAATATTCCCTCCTTTGATTGTGTTGTAGTGGCTATTGGTGATGATTTTAAGTCGTCCATTTTAACGGTTACGTATTTAAAACAATTAGAAGCTAAATACATAATAGCTAAAGCTAATGACGATGTTATGAAACAAATACTAATAAATATAGGAGCAAACCTAGTTGTTTTGCCAGAAAATGAGTCTGGACGACGGTTAGCCAATACGATTGCCTCTCCGAGTGTATTGGATTATATTAAACTGTCAGATGAACATAGTGGTATTGAGATGGCAGTGCCAGAACAATTTATCAGTAAGCGTATTATAGATTTGGATTTACGCCGTAAATACAACATTACGGTAGTGGGGGTTATTAATCAAGAACGTCATGAAACAATAATTTCACCAAGCCCTGAATACGTTTTCCAGAATAGAGATTTATTCTTTATTGTGGGAAGAAACGATCATATTGATGTTATAAAGAAGCTTAATCAATAG
- a CDS encoding branched-chain amino acid aminotransferase, protein MLKKRLLTFIQNNSETTKNFQVPHEEFAFIMSHDLLDSEIQVEEINISRFSEAYIERGDKETENMLAIETPEFLQQPITYLKEHMSEFVYVESKWLDIIGVDAFSFELDDVFRTYSVLLGLRVPKKLESELKKQLTHNLHGSGISVFSLMYSQEDGLWELNFTFNNVDGFSENLTLEQAFSLIYQFIFTIQAGLESKD, encoded by the coding sequence ATGTTAAAAAAACGACTTTTAACTTTTATCCAAAATAACAGTGAAACGACAAAAAATTTCCAGGTCCCTCATGAAGAATTTGCTTTCATTATGTCTCATGATTTGCTTGATTCAGAAATTCAAGTAGAAGAAATCAATATTTCTCGCTTTTCAGAGGCTTATATAGAACGCGGAGACAAAGAAACAGAGAATATGTTAGCTATAGAAACACCTGAATTTTTACAACAACCTATTACATATTTGAAAGAACACATGAGTGAGTTTGTATATGTAGAATCAAAGTGGCTTGACATTATTGGGGTAGATGCATTTTCGTTTGAATTAGACGATGTTTTCCGCACATACAGTGTTTTACTAGGGTTAAGAGTTCCAAAAAAGCTAGAGTCAGAACTAAAAAAACAACTAACACATAATTTACATGGATCGGGCATATCTGTATTTAGCTTAATGTATAGTCAGGAAGATGGTCTGTGGGAACTTAATTTTACATTTAACAATGTCGATGGCTTTAGTGAAAATTTAACTCTTGAACAAGCATTTTCATTAATATATCAATTTATCTTTACCATTCAAGCAGGGTTAGAGAGCAAAGACTAA
- a CDS encoding DEAD/DEAH box helicase translates to MSDFKALQISKSIRKKLFKHGITEPTPIQEKAIPLLLQGEDLIAQAQTGTGKTLAFSLPILEKVNFELTHIQALIITPTRELALQITNEITKLVDGTDINVLAVYGGQDVQKQLNKLNRNVHIVVGTPGRLLDHIRRQTVDFSKLRFLVLDEADQMLHIGFLQEVEQIIKITPSTRQTLLFSATMPENVRKLAQNHMNSPHYIQIEKKQGPALTVKQRAVETTDRRKREVLIKLIREERPFLAIIFCRTKRRASKLFEVMKAEHFLCDELHGDLSQAKREQVMKRFRNAEVQLLIATDVAARGLDVEGVTHVFNYDIPEDSESYVHRIGRTGRAGSEGSAITLYTAKDEALLKTIEKELRATIKKESLIQNDKAYSNSKHDAPIARKGQSNPDKTQLREGRSRQPGTTYNTKKTSNRNNSAPVSATKNSQSQKKQTRPKR, encoded by the coding sequence TTGTCAGATTTTAAAGCATTACAAATTTCTAAATCAATCCGAAAGAAGTTGTTTAAACACGGAATCACTGAGCCAACACCTATTCAGGAAAAAGCCATTCCTCTTTTGTTACAAGGAGAAGACTTAATAGCTCAAGCCCAAACAGGTACAGGAAAAACGTTAGCTTTTTCCCTACCAATTCTCGAAAAAGTAAATTTTGAACTTACACATATTCAAGCGCTTATTATCACCCCAACTCGAGAGCTAGCACTTCAAATAACAAATGAAATAACAAAGCTAGTAGATGGTACTGATATAAATGTACTGGCTGTGTATGGTGGACAAGATGTACAAAAGCAATTAAACAAATTAAATAGAAATGTTCATATTGTTGTAGGGACTCCAGGTCGCTTACTTGATCATATTCGCCGGCAAACAGTTGATTTTTCTAAATTACGTTTTTTAGTGCTTGATGAAGCTGACCAAATGCTTCATATTGGCTTTCTGCAAGAAGTGGAACAGATTATCAAAATTACACCATCTACACGGCAAACCTTGTTATTTTCAGCAACTATGCCAGAAAATGTGAGAAAACTAGCTCAAAATCACATGAATAGTCCACATTATATTCAAATTGAGAAGAAACAAGGTCCTGCATTAACAGTAAAGCAACGTGCTGTTGAGACTACTGACCGTCGTAAACGTGAGGTGCTTATAAAACTGATTAGAGAAGAACGTCCTTTTTTAGCCATTATATTTTGTCGTACAAAACGTCGCGCTAGCAAACTGTTTGAAGTTATGAAGGCAGAACATTTTTTATGCGATGAATTACATGGTGATTTATCACAAGCAAAGCGTGAACAAGTAATGAAACGTTTTAGAAACGCTGAAGTACAGCTTTTGATTGCAACAGATGTAGCTGCGAGGGGCCTTGATGTCGAAGGTGTCACTCATGTATTTAATTATGATATTCCAGAAGATTCCGAAAGCTATGTCCATAGAATAGGGCGAACAGGAAGAGCCGGTTCGGAAGGTTCCGCCATTACATTATATACTGCAAAAGATGAGGCACTTTTAAAAACAATAGAAAAAGAACTAAGAGCAACTATAAAAAAAGAGTCTCTTATACAAAATGATAAAGCCTACTCCAACAGCAAACATGATGCACCTATTGCAAGAAAAGGCCAGAGTAATCCCGACAAAACCCAGTTACGCGAGGGGAGAAGTCGGCAACCGGGAACTACATATAACACAAAGAAAACTAGTAACCGTAATAATAGTGCACCCGTATCTGCTACTAAAAATAGCCAATCTCAGAAAAAGCAAACACGACCAAAACGTTAA
- a CDS encoding NRDE family protein, translating into MCLILFAYKVNLKYPLIVAANRDEIFQRPTASLHYWEDYPEIVAGRDLEKSGTWLGVTNTGRFAALTNYRNPREQTDGLRSRGELVTDFLKGNDAPENFLVKIHELHTSYPGFNLLVGSMEDLYYYSNVEQKIKQLTPGIYGLSNALLNTNWPKVERGTVELKNLIKTSCNKDITKELIHILQDAEGFSDEKLPHTGVSIDWERMLAPIFIKSDNYGTRSSTVVLMCDKTIQITERVYTDTPPSQQTITITL; encoded by the coding sequence ATGTGCTTAATTTTATTCGCATATAAAGTAAATTTAAAATATCCTCTTATTGTTGCAGCAAACAGGGATGAAATTTTCCAAAGACCTACAGCATCATTGCATTACTGGGAAGACTATCCAGAAATAGTAGCAGGCCGTGACTTAGAAAAAAGCGGGACATGGCTCGGAGTAACGAATACAGGTCGGTTTGCTGCTTTGACAAACTACCGTAATCCTCGTGAACAAACTGATGGCTTACGTTCTAGAGGGGAGCTTGTTACAGATTTTCTAAAAGGAAACGATGCCCCAGAAAATTTCTTAGTGAAAATTCACGAATTACATACTAGCTATCCTGGTTTTAATCTACTTGTAGGTTCAATGGAAGACCTGTATTATTATTCTAATGTAGAGCAAAAAATAAAACAGTTGACACCTGGTATATATGGATTAAGCAATGCCCTACTAAATACGAACTGGCCAAAAGTAGAAAGAGGGACTGTTGAATTAAAAAATTTAATTAAAACTAGCTGTAATAAAGATATAACTAAGGAATTAATACATATTCTTCAAGATGCAGAGGGCTTCTCTGATGAGAAATTACCGCACACAGGTGTATCAATAGATTGGGAGCGTATGTTAGCACCTATTTTTATTAAAAGTGATAATTATGGCACTCGCAGTTCTACAGTTGTGCTTATGTGCGACAAAACAATCCAAATAACAGAACGCGTATATACAGATACACCTCCCTCACAGCAAACTATTACAATAACACTATAA
- a CDS encoding aldo/keto reductase family oxidoreductase, with product MKQIALEKHDITSSRLVYGCMGLGGSWSKDPITNEDIIQAEKAIDAALEIGISMFDHADIYKMGKSEMVFSNVLKNNPTLRDQIVLQSKCGIRFPEGNTPARYDFSKEHIIDSVNKILERLSTDYLDILLLHRPDPLMDPDEVAEAFESLKKSGKVKHFGVSNMNAPQMQLLQQAWSDPLVVNQIEMSLAHLDWLEHTVLFNQEAGRDVNFASGTLEYCRMNDVQIQAWGSLANGIFSGRSIEGASETVQRTAALVKQLANEKETSAEAIVLGWLMKHPAMIQPVIGTANVERIYACKDSIRQSELLTRDEWYALYVTARGNKMP from the coding sequence ATGAAACAGATAGCACTTGAAAAACATGATATTACATCTAGTCGTTTAGTCTATGGATGTATGGGTCTTGGTGGTAGTTGGAGTAAAGACCCAATAACAAATGAAGATATTATTCAAGCAGAGAAAGCGATAGATGCGGCGTTAGAAATTGGGATTTCGATGTTTGACCATGCTGATATTTATAAAATGGGCAAATCTGAAATGGTTTTTTCAAACGTTCTGAAGAACAATCCAACATTACGTGATCAAATTGTGCTTCAATCAAAATGTGGCATACGTTTTCCAGAAGGAAATACTCCTGCTAGGTATGATTTTTCCAAGGAGCATATAATTGACTCAGTCAATAAAATCCTTGAACGTCTTAGTACTGACTATTTAGATATATTATTGCTTCATCGTCCTGATCCTCTTATGGATCCTGACGAAGTGGCAGAAGCTTTTGAAAGTTTAAAAAAATCAGGTAAGGTTAAACATTTTGGTGTATCAAATATGAATGCCCCTCAAATGCAATTGTTACAGCAAGCATGGAGCGATCCACTTGTTGTTAATCAAATCGAGATGAGTTTAGCTCATCTTGATTGGCTAGAGCATACAGTTCTTTTCAATCAAGAGGCCGGTCGTGATGTTAACTTTGCATCTGGAACCCTTGAGTACTGTCGCATGAATGACGTTCAAATCCAAGCGTGGGGTTCGTTAGCCAATGGGATTTTTTCAGGTCGCTCAATTGAAGGAGCTTCAGAAACTGTTCAAAGAACAGCGGCTCTTGTGAAGCAGTTAGCAAATGAAAAAGAAACAAGTGCAGAAGCTATTGTACTTGGGTGGCTCATGAAGCACCCTGCCATGATTCAACCAGTAATTGGTACGGCAAATGTAGAGCGAATTTATGCTTGTAAGGATTCAATTCGTCAGTCTGAGTTACTGACGAGAGATGAATGGTATGCTTTATATGTAACGGCAAGAGGCAATAAAATGCCATAA
- a CDS encoding response regulator transcription factor, giving the protein MLDRDVRLFANSVAKIHDPLKKAEYIIHGCIKYFPFDRASIFSYSHLVFQGKGVLQVEEEKWKTIDWIKEDVRNIPIVFQSLMSKQPIIIEEKETKQNFPLHYIEIFQLSSICLVPILYQTAVVGCVMVDKYKNGPQINTSILSNLFQYLQTTVSNDESTYCNKSLLSKRETEALQLVANGLSQKEIASLLAISDFTVRDYVSSAMRKLGANHRAEAVAIAMRKAIIQ; this is encoded by the coding sequence ATGTTGGACAGGGATGTTCGTTTATTCGCGAATAGTGTCGCCAAAATTCATGACCCACTAAAAAAGGCGGAGTATATTATTCACGGCTGCATAAAGTATTTTCCCTTTGATAGAGCCTCAATATTCTCTTATTCTCATTTAGTTTTTCAAGGCAAAGGAGTTTTACAAGTCGAAGAAGAGAAGTGGAAAACAATAGATTGGATTAAAGAAGATGTTAGAAACATACCAATTGTGTTTCAGTCACTTATGTCAAAACAACCTATTATCATAGAAGAAAAGGAGACAAAGCAAAATTTCCCTCTCCATTATATCGAGATCTTTCAATTATCATCCATATGTCTAGTGCCAATACTTTATCAAACAGCGGTTGTAGGGTGTGTCATGGTTGATAAATACAAAAATGGTCCCCAGATAAACACTTCTATATTATCTAATCTATTTCAATACCTTCAAACAACTGTTTCTAACGATGAAAGTACTTATTGTAACAAGTCATTATTAAGCAAACGAGAAACCGAAGCACTTCAACTTGTTGCAAATGGATTAAGTCAAAAGGAGATTGCTAGTCTTTTAGCAATAAGCGATTTTACCGTAAGAGATTATGTTAGCTCTGCGATGAGAAAGCTAGGAGCAAATCATCGCGCAGAAGCGGTGGCTATCGCGATGCGGAAAGCGATTATTCAATAA
- a CDS encoding aldehyde dehydrogenase — protein sequence MSVQVGIRTFPLFINGKWEFSSNKETFDVKNPATGDIVARVSKGTKEDVDRAVKAAQLAFKNENWRDMHPKERAKILNAIAHQIVTHAEELAYLESVSSGGTIRRIAQSDILQMADLFQTMAKIVVEYPFSETLPVPPFPGPAHNFVWREPIGVCAAITPWNLPLVIATWKIAPALATGNTLVMKPASYTPISTLRLAELISQVVPPGVINVVTGSGGDVGEALINHPDVDKIAFTGSTEVGRHIMSQAAVTVKNTTLELGGKSPNILLDDADLSIALPGSLFGVFLHAGQLCESGTRLFVPDHLHDQVVEGLVDLTKTLKLGNPLDMTTDIGPVISNSQRDTIMSYIETGKQEGATLVCGGELATVPGCEGGYFIQPTIFTNVKNSMKIAQEEIFGPVLSVIRYSELDEVIEMANDSIYGLAAGVWTRDVNKAYAVVRKLQAGVVWINDWHMLRNDAPFGGYKQSGIGREMGKHSLDSYTQLKHVHTSLVPELHKRTYYQILFSNTDMNQ from the coding sequence ATGTCAGTTCAAGTCGGTATACGTACTTTCCCTCTATTTATTAATGGAAAGTGGGAGTTCTCTTCTAATAAAGAAACGTTTGATGTGAAAAATCCTGCTACAGGCGACATTGTTGCTCGTGTTTCAAAAGGTACAAAAGAAGATGTAGATCGTGCTGTCAAAGCAGCTCAACTAGCCTTTAAAAACGAAAATTGGCGGGACATGCACCCTAAAGAACGCGCGAAAATTCTAAATGCAATCGCTCATCAAATAGTGACACATGCTGAAGAGTTAGCTTACTTAGAGTCTGTAAGCTCTGGAGGAACAATTCGTAGAATTGCACAAAGTGATATATTACAAATGGCTGATTTGTTCCAGACGATGGCGAAGATTGTTGTAGAGTATCCGTTTTCAGAAACGCTACCAGTTCCTCCCTTCCCAGGTCCCGCTCACAATTTTGTTTGGCGTGAACCAATAGGAGTGTGTGCTGCGATTACACCATGGAATTTGCCATTAGTGATTGCCACTTGGAAGATTGCTCCTGCATTAGCAACGGGGAATACACTTGTCATGAAGCCAGCGAGCTATACACCTATCTCTACTTTAAGACTGGCTGAATTAATATCACAAGTGGTCCCTCCTGGTGTAATCAATGTAGTAACTGGATCCGGTGGCGACGTCGGAGAAGCATTAATTAACCATCCTGATGTGGATAAAATAGCTTTTACTGGTTCAACTGAGGTTGGCCGTCACATTATGAGTCAAGCTGCTGTCACAGTGAAAAACACAACTCTAGAGCTTGGTGGAAAGTCACCTAATATTTTACTAGACGACGCTGATTTATCTATCGCTCTACCTGGTAGTTTATTCGGTGTATTTCTTCACGCAGGTCAATTGTGTGAATCAGGTACACGTCTGTTTGTTCCAGACCATCTTCATGACCAAGTGGTAGAAGGACTTGTAGATTTAACCAAAACATTAAAGCTTGGTAATCCACTTGATATGACAACAGATATTGGTCCTGTCATATCAAACAGTCAACGAGATACCATAATGTCTTATATCGAGACTGGTAAGCAAGAAGGAGCAACCCTTGTTTGTGGTGGTGAATTAGCAACAGTGCCAGGATGTGAAGGCGGATACTTCATCCAGCCTACTATTTTTACGAACGTGAAAAACTCTATGAAAATCGCCCAAGAAGAAATTTTCGGACCAGTTCTATCCGTCATCCGCTATTCTGAGTTAGATGAAGTAATAGAAATGGCGAATGACTCTATTTATGGTCTTGCAGCTGGTGTTTGGACGCGTGATGTTAATAAGGCTTATGCAGTAGTTCGTAAGCTACAAGCTGGAGTTGTGTGGATTAATGATTGGCATATGCTTCGTAATGATGCGCCATTCGGTGGTTATAAGCAAAGTGGTATTGGCCGTGAAATGGGCAAACATTCACTAGATTCCTACACACAACTAAAACATGTTCATACATCATTGGTACCAGAGTTACATAAGCGAACATACTATCAAATCTTGTTCTCAAATACGGATATGAATCAATAA
- a CDS encoding iron-containing alcohol dehydrogenase: MLTTTFSSFMLRSGIYSGSNTRAMIPDLFRGLGSKRIVLFSDRGLEQAGLVAKIADMFSLTPHGTGPELVGIFLDISQDAESACVNEAAKYAREVGADGLLAVGGGSVLDAVKGVKYCLHKGITDIKEAIPGGFLYETFPEAQYMAIPHIAVPTTAGTGSEVSPIAVIYNEEIRMKTNIINPFISADMAILDPDLTTELPANITAFTGFDALTHAVEALASPNATPMTDAFALQAIRLIDKNLPKAVDNGKDIAARMEMLQASLMGITAFSFALNAIPVHNFAHAYGALFRIPHGLANAVFLPVVMEMLPILYLPKVEQFADAFNIDKSGADQEALLQRVIEKIRVLQHKVGLPSDFSSFSIPEEGLEATVTAVSLDPAAVSFPIPPELIQAVGQRVVPVAVK, from the coding sequence ATGCTAACAACAACCTTTTCATCTTTTATGCTAAGATCAGGGATTTATAGCGGGTCTAATACTCGTGCAATGATACCTGATTTATTCAGGGGATTAGGATCAAAACGTATAGTATTATTTAGTGACCGCGGGCTAGAACAGGCAGGACTTGTAGCGAAAATAGCAGATATGTTTTCTTTAACACCTCATGGTACTGGCCCTGAACTAGTAGGAATATTTTTAGATATTTCACAAGATGCCGAAAGCGCATGTGTAAATGAAGCTGCGAAGTATGCCCGTGAAGTAGGTGCAGATGGATTATTAGCAGTTGGAGGGGGAAGCGTTTTAGATGCTGTCAAAGGCGTAAAATACTGTCTTCATAAAGGAATTACGGATATAAAAGAGGCTATTCCTGGAGGGTTTTTGTATGAGACATTTCCAGAAGCTCAATATATGGCAATCCCACATATCGCTGTTCCTACTACAGCTGGTACGGGTTCAGAGGTTTCACCTATCGCTGTTATTTATAACGAAGAAATACGGATGAAGACAAATATTATTAACCCGTTCATAAGTGCGGACATGGCTATTCTCGATCCAGATTTAACAACTGAATTACCAGCTAATATTACAGCTTTTACGGGGTTTGATGCTCTAACTCATGCTGTTGAAGCTTTAGCATCCCCAAATGCAACACCTATGACGGATGCATTTGCCCTACAAGCTATTCGCTTAATTGACAAAAATTTACCGAAAGCCGTTGACAATGGCAAAGACATTGCTGCAAGGATGGAAATGCTTCAAGCTAGTTTAATGGGTATTACAGCCTTTAGTTTTGCTTTGAATGCTATTCCAGTTCATAACTTTGCCCATGCATATGGTGCTTTGTTCCGTATTCCACATGGTTTAGCCAATGCAGTATTTCTACCAGTTGTGATGGAAATGCTACCTATTCTATATCTTCCTAAAGTAGAACAGTTTGCCGATGCATTCAATATAGATAAATCTGGTGCAGATCAAGAAGCATTATTGCAACGTGTTATTGAGAAAATTCGAGTACTGCAGCATAAGGTTGGCTTACCAAGTGACTTCTCAAGCTTTTCAATTCCGGAAGAAGGATTAGAGGCAACTGTTACCGCAGTATCATTAGACCCAGCTGCTGTGTCCTTTCCTATTCCACCAGAACTTATTCAAGCTGTTGGACAGAGAGTTGTACCGGTAGCAGTCAAATAA
- a CDS encoding MarR family winged helix-turn-helix transcriptional regulator, with product MNSKDLSLKLFIVLSRSYRSVFDQIEADIRQYCMNPTEFAVLELLYHKGEQPIQQIGKKVLLASGSITYVVDKLEKKGLLERRSCPKDRRVTYAVITTPGKELMDDIFPKHKDAIDKIFNSVSDSEKETLITLLKQIGISNAL from the coding sequence ATGAATTCTAAAGATCTATCATTAAAATTATTTATTGTTCTTTCAAGGTCATATCGTTCTGTGTTTGATCAAATAGAAGCGGATATTCGTCAATATTGTATGAATCCGACAGAATTTGCTGTTCTCGAGCTTTTATATCATAAAGGAGAGCAGCCAATACAACAGATTGGTAAGAAAGTTTTGTTAGCGAGTGGTAGTATTACGTATGTCGTTGATAAGTTAGAAAAAAAAGGGTTGCTAGAACGACGTTCGTGTCCAAAAGATCGTCGTGTAACATATGCCGTAATAACAACTCCTGGAAAAGAGTTAATGGATGATATTTTTCCGAAGCATAAAGATGCAATTGATAAGATATTCAATTCTGTAAGTGACTCAGAAAAAGAAACTCTTATAACTCTATTAAAACAAATAGGCATATCAAACGCCTTATAA
- a CDS encoding alpha/beta hydrolase, protein MHHIFKEGTSKAEPTLLLLHGTGGDEHDLLPLADIIAPTSAVLSVRGNVNENGMNRFFRRIAEGVFDEADLLERTEELHNFINIAANKYEFERDNVVAIGYSNGANIAASLMYMKTNALAGAVLFKAMVPYKSKQPVDLQNTPIFIAAGKQDPLILPTETKKLISNLSENHANVTEHWIEGGHQLTTDEVKAAKQWFLNNFHS, encoded by the coding sequence ATGCACCATATATTTAAAGAGGGGACTAGTAAAGCAGAGCCAACACTTTTATTATTACATGGTACTGGAGGAGATGAACATGATTTACTTCCACTAGCTGATATAATAGCGCCAACTAGCGCGGTTTTAAGTGTACGGGGTAATGTTAACGAAAATGGTATGAATCGGTTTTTTCGTAGAATTGCAGAAGGAGTATTTGATGAAGCAGATTTGCTTGAGAGAACAGAGGAGTTACACAATTTTATAAACATTGCAGCTAATAAATATGAATTCGAGCGCGATAATGTTGTTGCAATTGGTTACTCTAATGGTGCTAATATCGCTGCTAGTTTGATGTATATGAAAACAAATGCATTAGCAGGAGCGGTTTTATTTAAAGCAATGGTGCCATATAAAAGCAAGCAACCAGTAGATTTACAAAACACTCCTATATTCATTGCAGCAGGGAAACAAGATCCACTTATACTTCCAACAGAAACAAAAAAGCTAATTTCTAATCTGTCGGAAAATCATGCAAACGTTACGGAACATTGGATAGAAGGTGGGCATCAATTAACAACAGACGAAGTAAAAGCTGCAAAACAATGGTTTCTCAACAATTTTCATAGTTAA